The DNA region GAAATATTGAAGTGCCCGTTAGGCACGTAGCGCCTGCTTTTGGGAACACCCATTTGGTTGGACGATTCGGTAGACTGAAAATGGATTTATTTGCCAATTACAATGGCGATTTGGCCTATAACGAAATGGCACCATCAGAAACCGAAAAGGATTACATCTATGCGCTCGATGGCAACGGTAATCCGTACAGTCCGTCGTGGTACACCTTAAACTTTAGGGCGCAATATCAATTGGCATCCTCAACTACCATTACGGCCAGTTTGGAAAATATTACCGATCAGCGGTATAAAACCTATTCTTCGGGTATTGCTGCGGCAGGACGTAATTTTATTTTGGCTGTAAAGTATAGTTTGTAATTTGCCATTCCTGCAATGACGTCCGTAGATTATAATTCCTTAAAACCCCTTTTTACTTTCGTTTATTTCTTTTCTTGTATTGAATCTTGTTTTTCCTTTGGTTAAAAGGCACGGCATCGTCAAAAGTATGCTTGGGTTTACCCGGTTTATTTTTACGCCAATTATCGTTTTCTGGAAGAAGTTTTTTAAGCAAATCCTGCCGTCCAAGTTTGTTCAGTGTTTTTTTAATCCACGCTTTGTTTTCGTCTTTGTACCAAAAGAAAAATCGATGCTGTTCGTCCTTCTCCTTTCGGGTTTTCGGCGTATTTACTTTTTGAAGCGTGTACGGGTGGTATCCACTATAATAAATTACCGTAGCCACAGTCATGGGTGTTGGCGTAAAGCCTTGTACTTGCTCCAATTGGAAGCCCATATCTTTGGTTTCGGCAGCAAGATTGGCCATATCTTCAGCTTCGCAAGCCGGGTGGTTGGAAATAAAATACGGAATCAACTGAAGCTTCAACTTATGCTTGTTGTTGATTTTATCGAAACGGTCTTTAAACTTATGGAAATAACTGAACGATGGTTTCCGCATCAATTTTAAAACAGGATCACTGGTGTGTTCGGGCGCTACTTTTAACCTGCCCGACACGTGTTTGGTCATCACCTCTTCGGTATAATCGTCTAACTCTTTAGGGTCGGCATTTTTATTGAATTCCGGCACCAACATATCGTGGCGTATTCCGCTTCCGATAAATGATTTTTTTACTTTCGGATGGCTATCAACGGCCTGATATAATTCTGTTAGCGGTTTGTGCGAAGTATCTAAATTGCTACATATAACTGGTGAAATACAACTCGGTGCGACACACTTGTCGCAAATTGATTGTATTTTTCCTTTCATTTTATACATATTCGCACTTGGGCCACCAATATCAGATAAATACCCTTTGAAATCGGGCATATTAGCCACCGTATCGACTTCCTTTAAAATGGATTCTTTGCTACGCGATGCGATAAATTTGCCTTGGTGCGCCGAAATGGTACAAAAACTGCAACCGCCAAAACACCCGCGATGGATGTTGATGGAAAATTTAATCATTTCGAAGGCCGGGATAGGGCCTCGTTTATTGTATTTTGGGTGCGGCAAACGCGTGTACGGCAAATCGAAAGAGGCATCGATTTCCTCTTCGGTCATGGTTGGATATGGCGGATTAATCATCAACATCTTATTCCCTACTTTCTGAAAAATGCGTCGCGCCGCCAATTTATTGGATTCCTGCTCAATTACCTTAAAGTTTGAGGCATAGGCCTTTTTATCTTTTAAACAGGTTTCGTGTGAAGCAATTTCTACATCTTCCCAATTTTTGTTCTTCGGAATATCGGCTTCATCATTTAAAAGTACCGCCGTTTGGTTTACAGTGTTTATACTTTCAAAAGGCACCCCTTTTTCGAGCAAGCGCACAATTTCACGAAGTGGTTGTTCGCCCATGCCGTACACCAACATATCGGCTTTCGAG from Tamlana crocina includes:
- a CDS encoding YgiQ family radical SAM protein; its protein translation is MQELKLSDWLPTTNKEVKIRGWEELDVILFSGDAYVDHPTFGPAVIGRLLESFGLKVAIVPQPNVNDNLQDFVKLGKPRLFFGVTGGCMDPMISNYNANKKRRDKDAYTPNGDIGFRPDYASTVYSKILKEKWPDTPVLIGGIEGSLRRVTHYDYWSDQLMPTILETSKADMLVYGMGEQPLREIVRLLEKGVPFESINTVNQTAVLLNDEADIPKNKNWEDVEIASHETCLKDKKAYASNFKVIEQESNKLAARRIFQKVGNKMLMINPPYPTMTEEEIDASFDLPYTRLPHPKYNKRGPIPAFEMIKFSINIHRGCFGGCSFCTISAHQGKFIASRSKESILKEVDTVANMPDFKGYLSDIGGPSANMYKMKGKIQSICDKCVAPSCISPVICSNLDTSHKPLTELYQAVDSHPKVKKSFIGSGIRHDMLVPEFNKNADPKELDDYTEEVMTKHVSGRLKVAPEHTSDPVLKLMRKPSFSYFHKFKDRFDKINNKHKLKLQLIPYFISNHPACEAEDMANLAAETKDMGFQLEQVQGFTPTPMTVATVIYYSGYHPYTLQKVNTPKTRKEKDEQHRFFFWYKDENKAWIKKTLNKLGRQDLLKKLLPENDNWRKNKPGKPKHTFDDAVPFNQRKNKIQYKKRNKRK